From Pseudomonas sp. B21-028, one genomic window encodes:
- a CDS encoding DeoR/GlpR family transcriptional regulator — MNLPPRQQQILELVRERGYVSIEEMAQLFVVTPQTIRRDINQLAEVNLLRRYHGGAAYDSSVENTAYAMRADQMRDEKQRIAEAIAAQIPDHASLFINIGTTTESIARALLNHNQLKIITNNLHVASILSAKDDFEVLIAGGNVRRDGGVVGQASVDFINQFKVDFALVGISGIDEDGSLLDFDYQEVRVSQAIIANARQVLLAADSSKFGRNAMVRLGPISLIDCLVTDQQPVPALVQLLSQHKIRLEVV, encoded by the coding sequence ATGAATCTGCCTCCCCGTCAGCAGCAAATCCTCGAACTGGTCCGCGAACGCGGCTATGTCAGCATCGAGGAAATGGCTCAGTTGTTCGTCGTCACCCCGCAAACCATCCGCCGCGACATCAATCAGCTGGCCGAGGTGAATCTGCTGCGTCGCTACCACGGTGGCGCCGCCTACGATTCGAGCGTTGAAAACACCGCCTATGCCATGCGCGCCGATCAGATGCGCGATGAGAAGCAACGCATCGCCGAAGCCATCGCCGCCCAGATTCCCGATCACGCATCGCTGTTCATCAACATCGGCACCACCACCGAATCCATCGCCCGGGCACTGCTCAACCACAACCAGCTCAAGATCATCACCAACAACCTGCACGTGGCTTCGATCCTCAGTGCCAAGGACGACTTCGAAGTGTTGATCGCCGGTGGCAACGTGCGCCGCGACGGCGGTGTGGTAGGCCAGGCCAGCGTCGATTTCATCAACCAGTTCAAGGTCGATTTCGCCCTGGTGGGCATCAGCGGGATCGACGAAGACGGCAGCCTGCTGGACTTCGATTACCAGGAAGTGCGCGTCTCCCAGGCGATCATCGCTAATGCCCGGCAAGTCTTGCTGGCGGCGGACTCTAGCAAGTTCGGGCGCAACGCCATGGTCCGCCTGGGGCCCATCAGCCTGATTGACTGCCTGGTGACCGACCAGCAACCGGTGCCGGCCTTGGTGCAGTTGCTGAGCCAGCACAAGATTCGGCTGGAAGTGGTCTGA
- the glpD gene encoding glycerol-3-phosphate dehydrogenase — MPTSTLPTPPIAEIYDVAVIGGGINGVGIAADAAGRGLSVFLCEKDDLASHTSSASSKLIHGGLRYLEHYEFRLVREALAEREVLLAKAPHIVKQMRFVLPHRPHLRPAWMIRAGLFLYDHLGKREQLAGSRSLKFGADSALKSEITKGFEYSDCWVDDARLVVLNAMAAREKGAHVHTRTRCVNARRSNGLWHLHLERADGSLFSIRAKALVNAAGPWVAKFIRDDLKMESPYGIRLIQGSHVIVPKLYEGEHAHILQNEDQRIVFTIPYLNQFTLIGTTDREYTGDPAKVTITDGETDYLLNVVNAHFKKQISRDDILHSYSGVRPLCNDESDNPSAVTRDYTLALSGGGAEAPLLSVFGGKLTTYRKLAESAMAQLAPYFTQMQPSWTADAPLPGGENMTTPQALCSAIRDKFDWVPTDLARRWATTYGSRTWRMLEGVHNQSDLGELIGAGLYTREVDYLCSDEWAVDARDILWRRSKLGLFTSPAEQEKLQQYLDKVADNRRKIEAA, encoded by the coding sequence ATGCCCACCTCCACGTTGCCTACGCCCCCAATCGCCGAAATCTACGACGTCGCCGTCATTGGCGGTGGTATCAATGGCGTAGGGATTGCCGCGGACGCTGCCGGTCGCGGTCTTTCGGTGTTCCTTTGCGAAAAGGATGACCTGGCCAGCCACACGTCTTCGGCCAGCAGCAAGCTGATCCATGGCGGGCTGCGCTACCTCGAACATTACGAATTCCGCCTGGTGCGTGAAGCGCTGGCCGAGCGCGAGGTGTTGCTGGCCAAGGCCCCGCATATCGTCAAGCAGATGCGCTTCGTACTGCCCCACCGCCCGCACCTGCGTCCGGCCTGGATGATCCGTGCCGGTCTGTTCCTCTATGATCACCTGGGCAAGCGTGAACAGCTCGCCGGCTCCAGGAGTTTGAAATTCGGTGCCGACAGCGCGCTGAAAAGCGAGATCACCAAGGGCTTCGAATACTCCGATTGCTGGGTCGACGATGCACGGTTGGTGGTGCTCAACGCCATGGCGGCGAGGGAAAAAGGCGCGCACGTTCACACCCGTACCCGTTGCGTGAACGCCCGCCGCAGCAACGGCCTGTGGCATTTGCACCTGGAACGCGCCGACGGCAGCCTGTTTTCAATCCGCGCCAAGGCGCTGGTGAACGCAGCCGGCCCGTGGGTCGCCAAGTTCATTCGCGATGACCTGAAGATGGAATCCCCTTACGGTATTCGTCTGATCCAGGGCAGCCATGTGATCGTGCCGAAACTCTATGAAGGCGAACACGCGCATATCCTTCAGAACGAAGACCAGCGCATCGTGTTCACCATTCCTTACCTGAACCAGTTCACCCTGATCGGCACCACCGACCGCGAATACACCGGTGATCCGGCCAAGGTGACGATTACCGACGGCGAAACCGATTATCTGTTGAATGTGGTCAACGCCCACTTCAAGAAGCAGATCAGCCGTGACGACATCCTGCACAGTTATTCCGGTGTGCGTCCGCTGTGCAACGACGAGTCCGACAACCCGTCGGCCGTGACCCGGGATTACACCCTGGCACTCTCCGGCGGCGGCGCAGAGGCGCCCTTGCTCTCGGTATTCGGCGGCAAGCTGACCACCTACCGCAAACTGGCCGAATCGGCCATGGCGCAACTGGCCCCCTACTTCACCCAGATGCAGCCGAGCTGGACCGCCGACGCCCCGTTGCCCGGCGGCGAAAACATGACCACCCCGCAAGCACTCTGCTCAGCGATCCGCGACAAGTTCGACTGGGTACCCACCGACCTCGCGCGCCGCTGGGCCACGACCTACGGCAGCCGTACCTGGCGCATGCTCGAAGGCGTACACAACCAAAGCGACCTGGGCGAGCTGATTGGTGCCGGCCTCTACACCCGGGAAGTCGACTACCTGTGCAGCGACGAGTGGGCCGTCGATGCCCGGGACATTCTGTGGCGCCGCAGCAAGCTGGGCTTGTTCACCAGCCCTGCCGAACAGGAAAAGCTGCAGCAGTACCTGGACAAAGTTGCCGACAACCGCCGCAAGATCGAAGCGGCCTGA
- a CDS encoding glutamate/aspartate ABC transporter substrate-binding protein, with amino-acid sequence MRIVPHLLGAAVAVALISTPAFAAELTGTLKKIKESGVVTLGHRDASIPFSYIADASGKPVGYSHDIQLKVVEALKKDLDMPNLQVKYNLVTSQTRIPLVQNGTVDLECGSTTNNVERQQQVDFSVGIFEIGTRLLSKKDSKYKDFDDLKGKNVVTTAGTTSERLLKAMNADKQMGMNVISAKDHGESFQMLESGRAVAFMMDDALLAGEAAKAKKADDWAVTGTPQSYEIYGCMMRKGDEPFKKAVDDAIKATYASGEINKIYEKWFMQPIPPKGLNLNFPMSEELKKLIANPTDKAADDKKS; translated from the coding sequence ATGCGTATCGTTCCCCATCTCCTGGGCGCAGCCGTTGCTGTCGCTCTGATCAGCACCCCTGCTTTCGCCGCCGAACTGACCGGCACGCTGAAAAAGATCAAAGAGTCCGGCGTCGTCACGCTCGGCCATCGCGACGCCTCCATCCCGTTCTCCTACATCGCGGACGCTTCCGGCAAACCGGTCGGCTACTCCCACGACATTCAGTTGAAAGTCGTCGAAGCCCTGAAAAAAGACCTGGACATGCCTAACCTGCAGGTCAAGTACAACCTGGTCACTTCGCAAACCCGTATCCCGCTGGTGCAGAACGGCACCGTGGACCTGGAATGCGGCTCCACCACCAACAACGTCGAGCGTCAGCAGCAGGTTGACTTCTCCGTCGGCATCTTCGAGATCGGTACCCGTCTGCTCTCCAAGAAAGACTCCAAATACAAGGATTTCGACGACCTGAAAGGCAAGAACGTCGTGACCACCGCCGGCACCACCTCCGAGCGCCTGCTCAAGGCCATGAACGCCGACAAGCAGATGGGCATGAACGTCATCTCCGCCAAGGACCACGGCGAATCCTTCCAAATGCTGGAATCGGGTCGTGCCGTCGCGTTCATGATGGACGATGCCTTGCTGGCCGGCGAAGCGGCCAAGGCCAAGAAAGCCGATGACTGGGCCGTCACTGGCACGCCACAGTCCTACGAAATCTACGGCTGCATGATGCGCAAGGGCGACGAGCCGTTCAAAAAGGCTGTCGATGACGCCATCAAGGCCACCTACGCTTCGGGCGAGATCAACAAGATCTACGAAAAATGGTTCATGCAGCCTATCCCGCCAAAAGGCCTGAACCTCAACTTCCCAATGAGCGAAGAGCTCAAAAAGTTGATCGCCAATCCGACGGACAAAGCGGCTGACGACAAGAAGTCCTGA
- a CDS encoding amino acid ABC transporter permease has protein sequence MNYNWDWGVFFKSTGVGSETYLDWYIAGLGWTIAIAVVAWIIALLLGSILGVMRTVPNRLVSGIATCYVELFRNVPLLVQLFIWYFLVPDLLPADMQEWYKQDLNPTTSAYLSVVVCLGLFTAARVCEQVRTGIQALPRGQESAARAMGFKLPQIYWNVLLPQAYRIIIPPLTSEFLNVFKNSSVASLIGLMELLAQTKQTAEFSANLFEAFTLATLIYFTLNMSLMLLMRMVEKKVAVPGLISVGGK, from the coding sequence ATGAATTACAACTGGGACTGGGGCGTGTTCTTCAAGTCCACCGGCGTGGGCAGCGAGACTTATCTCGACTGGTACATCGCCGGCCTGGGCTGGACCATCGCCATCGCCGTCGTGGCCTGGATCATCGCCCTGCTGCTGGGCTCGATCCTGGGCGTGATGCGCACCGTGCCGAACCGGCTGGTGTCGGGTATCGCCACCTGCTATGTGGAGCTTTTCCGTAACGTGCCGTTGCTGGTGCAGCTGTTCATCTGGTACTTCCTGGTGCCCGACCTGCTGCCCGCCGATATGCAGGAGTGGTACAAGCAGGACCTGAACCCGACCACCTCGGCCTACCTGAGCGTTGTCGTGTGCCTGGGCCTGTTCACCGCCGCCCGGGTCTGCGAACAAGTGCGCACCGGTATCCAGGCGCTGCCACGCGGCCAGGAATCCGCTGCCCGGGCCATGGGCTTCAAGCTGCCGCAGATCTACTGGAACGTGCTGCTGCCCCAGGCCTACCGGATCATCATTCCGCCGCTCACCTCGGAATTCCTCAACGTCTTCAAGAACTCCTCCGTGGCCTCGCTGATCGGCCTGATGGAACTGCTCGCGCAGACCAAGCAGACCGCCGAGTTCTCCGCCAACCTGTTCGAAGCCTTCACCCTGGCGACCTTGATCTATTTCACCCTGAACATGAGCCTGATGCTACTCATGCGCATGGTCGAGAAGAAAGTCGCGGTGCCCGGCCTCATCTCCGTGGGGGGTAAATAA
- a CDS encoding amino acid ABC transporter permease: MEFDFSGVVPAIPGLWNGMMMTLQLMVLGVVGGIVLGTILALMRLSHNKLLSNIAGAYVNYFRSIPLLLVITWFYLAVPFVLRWITGEDTPIGAFGSCVVAFMMFEAAYFCEIVRAGVQSIPKGQMGAAQALGMNYGQTMRLIILPQAFRKMTPLLLQQSIILFQDTSLVYTVGLVDFLNASRANGDIIGRSNEFLIVAGLVYFTISFAASLLVKRLQKRFAV; the protein is encoded by the coding sequence ATGGAATTCGATTTCAGTGGTGTCGTTCCGGCCATTCCCGGCCTGTGGAACGGCATGATGATGACCCTCCAACTGATGGTCCTGGGCGTGGTCGGCGGCATCGTCCTGGGCACGATCCTGGCGCTGATGCGCCTGTCCCATAACAAGTTGCTGTCCAACATCGCCGGCGCCTACGTCAACTATTTCCGCTCGATCCCGCTGCTGCTGGTGATCACCTGGTTCTACCTGGCGGTGCCGTTCGTGCTGCGCTGGATCACCGGCGAAGACACGCCAATCGGCGCGTTCGGCTCCTGCGTCGTGGCGTTCATGATGTTCGAAGCCGCGTACTTCTGCGAAATCGTGCGGGCCGGCGTGCAGTCGATTCCCAAGGGCCAGATGGGCGCCGCCCAGGCGCTGGGCATGAATTATGGCCAGACCATGCGTCTGATCATCCTGCCCCAGGCGTTTCGCAAGATGACCCCGCTGCTGCTGCAACAGAGCATCATCCTGTTTCAGGACACCTCGCTGGTCTATACCGTCGGCCTGGTGGACTTCCTCAATGCTTCGCGGGCCAATGGCGACATCATCGGCCGCTCCAATGAGTTCCTGATCGTCGCAGGTCTCGTGTACTTCACAATCAGCTTTGCCGCCTCGCTGCTGGTCAAGCGTCTGCAAAAAAGGTTCGCCGTATGA
- a CDS encoding amino acid ABC transporter ATP-binding protein gives MISIKNINKWYGDFQVLTNCSTEVSKGEVVVVCGPSGSGKSTLIKCVNALEPFQKGDVVVDGTSIADPKTNLPKLRSRVGMVFQHFELFPHLTITENLTIAQIKVLGRSKEEATKKGLQLLDRVGLSAHAHKHPGQLSGGQQQRVAIARALAMDPVVMLFDEPTSALDPEMVNEVLDVMVQLAHEGMTMMCVTHEMGFARKVANRVIFMDQGQIIEDCPKEEFFGDISARSERAQHFLEKILQH, from the coding sequence ATGATCTCTATCAAGAACATCAACAAGTGGTATGGGGACTTCCAGGTACTGACCAATTGCAGCACCGAGGTCAGCAAGGGTGAAGTGGTGGTGGTGTGCGGGCCGTCGGGTTCGGGCAAGTCCACCCTGATCAAGTGCGTGAACGCCCTGGAGCCGTTCCAGAAAGGCGACGTCGTGGTCGACGGCACGTCCATCGCCGACCCGAAGACCAACCTGCCGAAACTGCGTTCGCGGGTGGGCATGGTGTTCCAGCACTTCGAACTGTTCCCGCACCTGACCATCACCGAGAACCTGACCATCGCGCAGATCAAGGTGCTGGGTCGCAGCAAGGAAGAAGCCACCAAGAAAGGCTTGCAGTTGCTCGATCGGGTCGGCCTCTCGGCCCACGCTCACAAGCATCCGGGCCAGCTCTCCGGCGGCCAGCAGCAGCGCGTGGCGATTGCCCGTGCGCTGGCGATGGACCCGGTGGTGATGCTGTTCGACGAACCGACCTCGGCCCTCGACCCGGAAATGGTCAACGAAGTGCTCGACGTGATGGTGCAACTGGCCCACGAAGGCATGACCATGATGTGCGTGACCCACGAAATGGGCTTCGCCCGCAAAGTGGCGAACCGGGTGATCTTCATGGACCAGGGCCAGATCATCGAAGACTGCCCGAAGGAGGAGTTCTTCGGCGACATCAGCGCCCGCTCCGAACGTGCGCAGCACTTCCTTGAGAAAATCCTGCAGCACTGA
- a CDS encoding ATP-binding protein codes for MKCDPTLYRATPPSLAVKPRLIRHLFLPPLIIALTIGLGYLGFWISEHYGIRGLAENGERQLELHARAVESEISKYTYLPSLLELESSVSQLLDDPTPEHRKTVNEYLEGLNRRSLSRAIYVMDTTGRVMATSNWRDVDSYLGEDLSFRAYFQNAVRGQPGRFYGIGSTNGEPGYYLAHGLEQQGKIIGVAVVKVRLEAMEERWQRARLEAFVSDENGIIILSSDPARRLKSVRPLSDDTKERLARSLQYYWFPLNELIPLARERLTEGMEKLTFPANTEVAAEKQAISYLSQTRPLNDTPWNFTLLTPLEDLRRQSINQGILVAVAFALVAFLLIAWNERRKVIATRLAAREALQEANSQLERRITERTTDLRASNDRLKSQIRERRQAEETLRRAQDELVQAGKLAAIGQMSTSIAHELNQPLAALRTLSGNTVRFLERGQLDTASANLKTINELIDRMGRITASLRSFARRGDDKGRASLGKAVEAALQLLAGRLESQGIQVHAGFDDIQVQIDQTRLEQILVNLIGNALDAMQDRPEPRLWLEGQAQDGKYRLRVRDNGHGIDPETRKHLFEPFFTTKPGEQGLGLGLTLSASLAAAAGGHLDVEQPDGGGSTFVLSLPLVSPLSAEPL; via the coding sequence ATGAAATGCGACCCCACTCTCTATCGCGCGACGCCGCCATCACTTGCCGTGAAACCCCGCCTGATCCGCCATCTGTTCCTGCCGCCGTTGATCATCGCGCTGACGATCGGCCTGGGTTACCTTGGTTTCTGGATCAGCGAGCACTATGGCATTCGCGGTCTTGCCGAGAATGGCGAGCGCCAGCTGGAATTGCACGCCCGCGCGGTCGAGAGCGAGATCAGCAAATACACCTACCTGCCCAGCCTGCTGGAGCTTGAATCCAGCGTCTCGCAACTGCTCGACGACCCGACACCGGAACATCGCAAGACCGTCAACGAATACCTCGAAGGCCTGAACCGCCGCAGCCTCAGCCGGGCTATCTACGTGATGGACACCACCGGCCGGGTCATGGCCACCAGCAACTGGCGCGACGTCGACAGCTACCTGGGCGAAGACCTGTCCTTCCGCGCCTATTTCCAGAACGCCGTCCGCGGCCAGCCGGGACGCTTCTACGGCATCGGCAGCACCAATGGCGAGCCTGGCTATTACCTGGCCCATGGCCTCGAACAACAGGGCAAGATCATCGGCGTCGCCGTGGTCAAGGTACGACTCGAAGCCATGGAGGAGCGCTGGCAACGGGCACGCCTGGAGGCCTTCGTCAGCGACGAGAACGGCATCATCATCCTCTCCAGCGATCCGGCACGACGGCTCAAGTCCGTGCGTCCGCTGAGTGACGATACCAAGGAACGCCTGGCCCGCAGCCTGCAGTATTACTGGTTCCCGCTGAACGAACTGATCCCCCTGGCCCGGGAGCGGCTGACCGAAGGCATGGAGAAACTGACCTTCCCGGCCAACACCGAAGTGGCCGCCGAGAAGCAGGCCATCAGTTACCTCTCGCAGACCCGGCCCCTGAACGACACGCCGTGGAATTTCACCCTGCTGACCCCCCTTGAAGACCTGCGACGCCAATCGATCAACCAGGGCATCCTGGTGGCCGTGGCCTTCGCCCTGGTGGCGTTCCTGTTGATCGCCTGGAACGAACGGCGCAAGGTCATCGCCACCCGCCTCGCCGCCCGCGAAGCCTTGCAGGAAGCCAACAGCCAGCTCGAGCGTCGGATTACCGAACGCACCACCGATCTGCGGGCCAGCAACGATCGGCTCAAGAGCCAGATCCGCGAACGCCGGCAGGCTGAAGAAACGTTGCGCCGGGCCCAGGACGAACTGGTACAGGCCGGCAAACTGGCCGCCATCGGCCAGATGTCCACTAGCATCGCCCACGAGCTCAACCAGCCGCTGGCCGCGCTGCGCACCTTGTCCGGCAACACCGTGCGCTTCCTGGAACGCGGCCAGCTGGATACCGCCAGCGCCAACCTGAAGACCATCAACGAACTGATCGATCGCATGGGCCGGATTACCGCCAGCCTGCGTTCCTTCGCCCGGCGCGGCGACGACAAGGGCCGGGCCAGCCTCGGCAAGGCCGTCGAGGCCGCCCTGCAACTGCTGGCCGGTCGCCTTGAAAGCCAGGGTATCCAGGTGCATGCCGGCTTCGATGACATCCAGGTGCAGATCGACCAGACGCGCCTGGAGCAGATCCTGGTGAACCTGATCGGCAACGCCCTGGACGCCATGCAGGATCGGCCCGAGCCACGGCTGTGGCTCGAAGGCCAGGCCCAGGATGGAAAATATCGCCTGCGGGTACGGGACAATGGCCACGGTATCGATCCGGAAACGCGCAAGCATCTGTTCGAACCCTTCTTCACCACCAAACCCGGCGAACAAGGCCTGGGCCTCGGCCTGACACTCTCGGCGAGCCTGGCCGCCGCCGCTGGCGGGCACCTGGATGTCGAGCAACCGGATGGCGGTGGCAGTACCTTTGTCCTCAGTTTACCGTTGGTAAGCCCTTTATCTGCCGAGCCGCTATGA
- a CDS encoding sigma-54 dependent transcriptional regulator, which yields MNNDLSVLIVEDDPHVLLGCQQALALEDIPCVGVGSAEDALAQVGDDFAGIVISDIRLPGIDGLELLTRLKARDRSLPVVLITGHGDISMAVDAMQKGAYDFMEKPFSPERLVDVARRALEKRSLAREVTSLRRQLAERDSLEGRIIGRSPAMQHLRELIANVADTSANVLIEGETGTGKELVARCLHDFSRRHGKQFVALNCGGLPENLFESEIFGHEANAFTGAGKRRIGKIEHADGGTLFLDEVESMPLPLQIKLLRVLQERTLERLGSNQSVAVDCRVIAATKSDLDELGRAGQFRSDLYYRLNVVTLELPPLRERREDILQLFEHFLQQSSLRFDRTAPELDNQTLSNLMSHDWPGNVRELRNVAERFALGLPAFKKSGASGASQGLAFAEAVEAFERNLLVDALQRSGGNLTQASLELGMAKTTLFDKVKKYGLSH from the coding sequence ATGAACAACGACCTGAGCGTACTGATCGTCGAAGACGATCCCCATGTCCTGCTGGGCTGCCAGCAGGCCCTGGCCCTGGAAGACATTCCCTGCGTCGGCGTGGGCAGCGCCGAGGACGCCCTGGCGCAGGTCGGCGATGACTTTGCCGGCATCGTCATCAGTGACATCCGCCTGCCGGGCATCGATGGCCTGGAGCTGCTGACCCGTCTCAAGGCCCGGGACCGCAGCCTGCCGGTGGTGCTGATCACCGGTCACGGCGACATCTCCATGGCGGTGGACGCCATGCAGAAAGGTGCCTACGACTTCATGGAGAAGCCCTTTTCCCCCGAACGCCTGGTGGACGTCGCCCGCCGCGCCCTGGAAAAGCGCAGCCTGGCCCGAGAGGTGACGTCACTGCGCCGGCAACTGGCCGAACGCGACTCCCTGGAAGGCCGGATCATCGGTCGCTCGCCGGCCATGCAGCACTTGCGGGAATTGATCGCCAACGTCGCCGATACGTCGGCCAACGTGCTAATCGAAGGCGAAACCGGTACCGGTAAGGAACTGGTCGCCCGCTGCCTGCACGATTTCAGCCGACGCCACGGCAAACAGTTCGTCGCGCTGAACTGCGGCGGTTTGCCGGAGAACCTGTTCGAAAGCGAGATCTTCGGCCATGAAGCCAATGCCTTCACCGGTGCCGGCAAGCGTCGGATCGGCAAGATCGAGCACGCCGACGGCGGCACGCTGTTTCTCGATGAAGTGGAAAGCATGCCCCTGCCCTTGCAAATCAAGCTGCTGCGCGTACTGCAGGAACGCACCCTCGAACGGCTGGGTTCGAACCAGAGCGTGGCCGTGGATTGCCGGGTGATCGCCGCGACCAAGTCCGACCTGGATGAACTGGGGCGGGCCGGACAGTTTCGCAGCGACCTGTATTACCGCCTCAACGTGGTGACCCTGGAACTGCCGCCGCTGCGCGAACGGCGCGAAGACATCCTGCAACTGTTCGAGCATTTTCTTCAGCAGTCGTCCCTGCGCTTCGACCGTACGGCGCCGGAGCTGGACAACCAGACCCTGTCCAACCTGATGAGCCACGACTGGCCGGGCAACGTGCGGGAGCTGCGCAACGTCGCCGAACGCTTCGCCCTCGGCCTGCCGGCCTTCAAGAAATCCGGGGCCAGCGGCGCCAGCCAGGGCCTGGCCTTTGCCGAAGCGGTGGAAGCTTTCGAGCGCAACCTGCTGGTCGACGCTCTGCAACGCAGCGGCGGCAACCTGACCCAGGCCAGCCTGGAACTGGGGATGGCCAAGACCACGCTGTTCGACAAAGTCAAAAAGTATGGCCTGAGCCATTAA
- a CDS encoding GlpM family protein, whose protein sequence is MFKAALGAAVVVILAMLAKTRNYYIAGLVPLFPTFALIAHYIVGKGRSVDDLKTTIVFGMWSIIPYFVYLATLYIMVDRMRLEASLAVAAVAWLMAATVLVSVWVRVHG, encoded by the coding sequence ATTTTCAAGGCCGCGCTCGGCGCGGCGGTGGTGGTGATCCTGGCGATGCTCGCCAAGACCCGCAACTATTACATCGCCGGGCTGGTGCCGCTGTTCCCCACCTTTGCCCTGATCGCCCACTACATCGTCGGCAAGGGCCGCTCGGTTGACGACCTGAAGACCACCATCGTGTTTGGCATGTGGTCGATCATTCCCTACTTCGTCTATCTGGCAACGCTGTACATCATGGTCGACCGCATGCGCCTCGAGGCTTCGCTGGCCGTGGCGGCCGTGGCCTGGCTGATGGCGGCGACGGTGCTGGTCAGCGTCTGGGTGAGGGTTCACGGCTGA
- a CDS encoding NAD(P)-dependent oxidoreductase: MSKIAIIGATGRAGSQLMEEALRRGHSVTAIARSTAKIGERAGVTCKQLDVLDSEALTAAVAGHDVVISAAHFATVSADKIVAPLKAAGVKRLLVVGGAGSLLLPDNSRVIDSEGFPEEYLAEATAGALFLDVLRKEQDLDWTFLSPSAEFVETGRTGQFRLGKDHLMFDATGRSWISFADYAIAMIDEVEAPQFSRARFTVGY; encoded by the coding sequence ATGAGCAAAATCGCAATCATCGGCGCCACCGGTCGTGCCGGCAGCCAACTGATGGAAGAAGCCCTGCGTCGCGGTCACAGCGTGACGGCCATCGCCCGTAGCACCGCGAAAATCGGGGAAAGGGCCGGGGTGACCTGCAAGCAACTGGACGTACTGGACAGCGAGGCGTTGACCGCAGCGGTTGCCGGTCACGACGTGGTGATCAGCGCCGCCCACTTTGCCACCGTATCGGCCGACAAGATCGTCGCGCCGCTGAAGGCCGCCGGGGTCAAGCGGTTGCTGGTGGTGGGCGGCGCCGGCTCGTTGCTGCTGCCGGACAACAGCCGGGTGATCGACAGCGAGGGCTTCCCTGAGGAATACCTCGCCGAAGCCACCGCTGGTGCGCTGTTCCTGGATGTGCTGCGCAAGGAGCAGGACCTGGACTGGACCTTCCTCTCGCCCTCGGCGGAGTTCGTCGAAACCGGACGCACCGGCCAGTTCCGGCTCGGCAAGGATCACCTGATGTTCGACGCCACCGGGCGCAGCTGGATCAGCTTTGCCGACTACGCCATTGCGATGATCGATGAAGTGGAAGCACCGCAGTTCTCGCGCGCGCGGTTCACCGTCGGCTACTGA
- a CDS encoding MBL fold metallo-hydrolase, whose protein sequence is MTASTSLKRLLLATAGLVFTAHAWAADLTLDVYNPGEAAVFPVTSVLVSGAKEAILVDAQFGKSQAEQVVQKIRASGKQLTAIYISHGDPDYYFGLETLTAAFPEAKVLASAPTVEHIKQTVDGKLQYWGPILKADAPAKAVVPQVLKGDSLMLEGQRLQVVGLDGPQPDRSFLWIPSIKAVVGGVVVAENIHVWMADTQTPQSHKDWLATLAGIEKLQPSTVIPGHYLGESSRSLAAVTFTAGYIKAFDEETARAKDSAALIAAMKQRYPNLGDDSSLALSAKVAKGEMKW, encoded by the coding sequence ATGACCGCAAGCACCTCACTCAAGCGCCTGTTGCTGGCAACCGCCGGCCTGGTCTTCACCGCCCATGCCTGGGCCGCCGACCTCACGCTCGACGTCTACAATCCTGGCGAGGCAGCGGTGTTTCCGGTGACCTCGGTACTGGTCAGCGGCGCAAAGGAGGCGATTCTGGTGGATGCCCAGTTCGGCAAATCCCAGGCTGAACAGGTGGTGCAGAAAATCCGCGCCAGCGGCAAGCAACTGACCGCGATTTATATCAGCCATGGCGACCCGGACTACTATTTCGGCCTGGAAACCCTGACCGCCGCGTTCCCGGAAGCCAAGGTGCTGGCGTCTGCGCCAACCGTCGAGCACATCAAGCAGACCGTCGACGGCAAGCTTCAATACTGGGGTCCGATCCTGAAGGCCGACGCGCCGGCCAAGGCGGTCGTGCCTCAGGTGCTCAAGGGCGACAGCTTGATGCTGGAAGGCCAGCGTTTGCAGGTCGTCGGCCTCGACGGTCCGCAACCGGACCGCAGTTTCCTGTGGATTCCATCGATCAAGGCCGTAGTCGGCGGAGTGGTGGTGGCCGAGAACATTCATGTCTGGATGGCCGATACCCAGACGCCGCAGTCCCATAAGGACTGGCTGGCGACGCTGGCCGGCATTGAGAAGTTGCAGCCGAGCACCGTCATTCCAGGCCATTACCTGGGCGAGAGCAGTCGCTCCCTGGCCGCGGTCACCTTCACCGCCGGCTACATCAAGGCGTTCGACGAAGAGACCGCCCGGGCCAAGGATTCCGCTGCGCTGATCGCCGCCATGAAACAACGTTATCCGAACCTGGGCGACGACAGCTCCCTGGCGCTCAGTGCCAAGGTGGCGAAGGGTGAGATGAAGTGGTGA